One window of the Camelina sativa cultivar DH55 chromosome 1, Cs, whole genome shotgun sequence genome contains the following:
- the LOC104792462 gene encoding probable LRR receptor-like serine/threonine-protein kinase At2g16250 isoform X1: MVDQRRSALGFFLCLVLFDSVVVAGQTRTRFSERLTLLNLRSSLGLKGTDWPIKGDPCGVWRGIQCENGSITGINVSGFRRTRIGKQNPQFAVDPLRNLTRLVYFNASGLALPGSIPEWFGVTLLTLQVLDLSSCSVSGAVPFTLGNLTSLKTLNLSQNSLTSLVPSSLGQLLNLSELDLSKNSLTGTLPPSFSSLKNLLTLDVSSNYLTGPIPPGLGTLSKLIHLNFSSNSFSSPIPSELGGLVNLVDLDLSINSLSGSVPQELSKLRKLQLMAIGDNLLSGTLPVDLCSAESQLQSLVLRENVISGSVPDLCWSLPKLKILDIAKNNFTGMLPNSSSDPDQIATTTMVDISSNTFYGELTPILRRFREINLSGNYFEGKVPDYVAGKNVSVTSNCLQNERRQKPSAICAAFYKSRGLDFDDFGRPNSTLPTSKKASSGISHRTVIIIAAVAGGIGFILIFVILPILLVVCIRRRRRAAQGGNVDRPKPAGEASQQPPKGAQTFDLSRLGNAFSYEQLLQATAEFNDGSLIKRGHSGSLFRGFLENGTPIVIKKIDVRESKSEGYISELELFSKAAHQRLVPFLGHCLENESQKYLVYKFMRNGDLASALFRKPDNEGDGLKSLDWITRLKIALGAAEGLSYLHHECSPPLVHRDVQASSILLDDKFEVRLGSLSEAYAQGDAYQSRISRLLRLPQSTEPSSSGAANATCSYDVYCFGKVLLELVTGKLGISSPDNAIAKEYMEEALPYISTNEKELVTKIIDPSLMVDEDLLEEVWAMAIIAKSCLNPKPTRRPLMRHIVNALENPLKVVREDTNSGSGSSRLRTNSSRGSWNAAIFGSWRQSASDVTAVQTGATTSGNNGGGGGNGLRNSGSQGSSGRNNNNGNSSSRRRQSSEIVPEPAAYGVVEDNL, from the exons ATGGTTGATCAAAGAAGAAGCGCATTGggttttttcttgtgtttggtACTGTTCGactctgttgttgttgctggcCAAACACGGACTCGATTTAGTGAGAGACTCACTCTGCTTAACCTCAGGTCTTCTTTAGGGTTAAAAGGAACAGATTGGCCAATCAAAGGTGATCCTTGCGGTGTGTGGAGAGGGATACAATGTGAGAACGGTAGTATCACTGGGATCAACGTTTCAGGGTTCAGGAGAACAAGAATTGGTAAGCAAAACCCACAATTCGCTGTTGATCCTCTTCGTAATCTTACTCGTTTGGTATACTTCAACGCCTCTGGGTTAGCACTTCCTGGGAGTATACCTGAGTGGTTTGGTGTTACTTTGTTGACATTGCAAGTGTTGGATCTTAGTTCTTGCTCTGTTAGTGGTGCTGTTCCTTTTACTCTTGGTAACCTTACTAGTTTGAAGACTTTGAATCTGTCTCAGAACAGTCTTACAAGTTTAGTTCCCAGCAGTTTAGGGCAGTTGTTGAATCTATCAGAGCTTGATCTCTCTAAGAACTCACTCACTGGGACTCTTCCTCCATCTTTTAGCTCTCTGAAGAATCTGTTGACTCTTGATGTTTCTTCTAATTACCTTACTGGACCTATCCCTCCAGGTTTAGGAACGTTATCGAAGCTTATCCATCTGAATTTTTCAAGTAATAGTTTCTCCTCTCCGATTCCTTCAGAGCTAGGTGGTCTTGTCAATCTTGTTGACCTTGATCTCAGCATCAATTCATTGTCTGGTTCAGTTCCTCAGGAGTTGAGTAAGTTAAGGAAGTTGCAGCTGATGGCGATTGGAGATAACTTGTTGAGTGGAACTTTACCAGTAGATTTGTGTAGTGCTGAGAGCCAACTACAAAGTCTAGTTTTGAGGGAGAACGTTATCTCCGGTAGTGTACCTGATCTGTGTTGGTCGTTGCCCAAATTGAAGATACTTGACATTGCTAAGAACAACTTCACAGGAATGCTACCAAATTCTAGTTCTGATCCAGACCAGATAGCTACTACAACAATGGTTGATATCTCATCGAACACATTCTATGGAGAGCTCACACCGATTCTTAGAAGGTTCAGAGAAATAAACCTCTCTGGTAATTACTTCGAAGGTAAGGTTCCGGACTATGTGGCCGGGAAAAATGTGTCTGTTACCAGCAATTGTCTTCAGAATGAGAGGAGACAGAAGCCTTCAGCAATTTGTGCAGCATTCTATAAATCTAGAGGGttagattttgatgatttcGGACGTCCTAACTCTACACTACCTACATCAAAAAAAGCTTCTTCAGGGATAAGCCACAGAACTGTAATTATAATTGCAGCAGTGGCTGGTGGGATTGGTTTTATTCTGATATTTGTTATTTTGCCAATTCTTTTGGTTGTGTGTATACGCCGAAGACGCAGAGCGGCACAAGGAGGAAATGTTGACAGGCCTAAGCCTGCAGGGGAAGCTTCACAACAACCACCTAAAGGAGCACAGACTTTTGATTTGTCACGTCTTGGAAATGCTTTTTCGTATGAGCAGCTGCTCCAGGCAACAGCTGAGTTCAATGATGGCAGTCTGATAAAACGTGGCCACTCTGGGAGTTTGTTTCGTGGTTTCTTGGAAAATGGTACACCCATTGTTATTAAAAAGATTGATGTGCGGGAAAGTAAAAGTGAAGGCTATATATCAGAACTGGAGTTGTTTAGTAAGGCTGCACACCAGAGGCTTGTGCCCTTTTTGGGACACTGTTTGGAGAATGAGAGCCAAAAGTACCTCGTCTACAAGTTTATGAGAAATGGTGATTTGGCTAGCGCTTTGTTCAGGAAACCCGACAACGAAG GTGATGGATTGAAGTCATTGGATTGGATAACAAGGTTGAAAATTGCTCTTGGTGCAGCAGAGGGACTATCTTATTTGCATCATGAGTGTTCACCACCTCTAGTTCATAG GGATGTACAAGCAAGTAGCATACTTCTTGATGATAAATTTGAGGTACGTCTGGGAAGCCTAAGTGAGGCATATGCTCAAGGTGATGCTTATCAAAGCAGGATTTCTCGTTTACTTCGGTTACCACA ATCAACTGAACCATCATCTTCAG GTGCAGCAAATGCAACATGTTCCTATGATGTTTACTGCTTCGGCAAAGTGTTACTAGAGCTAGTAACAGGGAAGCTCGGGATCAGTTCGCCAGACAACGCAATAGCAAAAGAGTACATGGAAGAAGCTTTGCCATACATCAGCACAAACGAGAAGGAACTAGTAACGAAGATCATAGACCCGTCATTAATGGTAGACGAAGACCTTCTAGAAGAAGTATGGGCAATGGCCATCATTGCAAAGTCATGCCTAAACCCAAAACCAACAAGACGACCATTAATGAGACACATTGTGAACGCACTTGAGAACCCACTTAAAGTAGTAAGAGAAGATACCAACTCAGGTTCAGGCTCTTCCCGGTTAAGAACAAACTCGTCAAGAGGGTCTTGGAACGCTGCTATATTCGGGAGCTGGAGGCAGAGTGCGTCAGATGTAACAGCGGTTCAAACAGGAGCTACAACAAGTGGTAataatggtggtggtggtggtaatggTTTGAGGAACTCGGGGTCACAAGGAAGCAGTGGAAGGAACAATAACAATGGGAACTCATCGTCAAGAAGACGACAGTCTAGTGAGATTGTGCCGGAACCTGCTGCTTATGGAGTAGTAGAGGATAATTTATGA
- the LOC104792471 gene encoding uncharacterized protein LOC104792471, which produces MKHNLRKNLQRLRDYDEDVYNDVMKSNPRSWCRAFYKIDGECCEDVENNTIESFNNSIGKAREKPVLPMLETIRRLAMTQISLRKTKASNHPSKFTPYVQKILDEEHEDADICTIWPGTSGKFEVETVWDSERVNMTDKTCTSCKWDITGIPCVHAYGVILKRNLDPDDYVSDWFLTTRWRGTYNEAMIPLRVAGHWSRGDISLVGIPLEPPQPGRKKNRKKQKRKKGLNESPSKKKKNKRKNLKRKTQESPKKTQPKRTMHCKKCGGAGHNSRPCAKRAKRGHGKACASQVDQDS; this is translated from the exons ATGAAACACAATTTGAGAAAAAATCTGCAAAGGCTGAGAGACTACGATGAAGATGTTTACAATGATGTTATGAAGAGTAACCCGAGGAGTTGGTGTAGAGCTTTTTACAAAATTGATGGAGAATGTTGTGAAGATGTTGAAAATAACACTATTGAATCATTCAACAATAGCATTGGAAAAGCAAGGGAGAAACCAGTTTTGCCAATGCTAGAGACAATTCGGAGACTAGCAATGACACAAATTTCATTGAGAAAAACCAAAGCAAGCAACCACCCATCAAAATTTACACCATATGTCCAGAAAATTCTTGATGAAGAGCATGAAGATGCTGACATCTGCACAATATGGCCAGGCACTAGTGGAAAATTTGAGGTTGAAACTGTTTGGGATTCAGAGAGGGTAAACATGACAGACAAGACATGCACTAGTTGCAAGTGGGACATAACTGGGATCCCATGTGTGCATGCCTATGGAGTGATATTGAAAAGAAACCTTGATCCTGATGACTATGTGTCAGATTGGTTTCTCACAACTCGCTGGAGAGGAACATATAATGAGGCAATGATCCCACTGAGAGTTGCTGGTCATTGGAGTCGCGGTGACATATCATTGGTGGGTATACCTCTTGAACCACCACAACCTGGACGGAAGAAGAAccgtaagaaacaaaaaagaaagaaaggactTAATGAGTCTCCgtccaaaaagaagaagaataaaaggaAGAATCTGAAACGAAAGACACAAGAATCTCCAAAAAAGACACAACCGAAGAGGACAATGCATTGTAAGAAGTGTGGTGGAGCTGGTCACAATTCTCGGCCATGTGCCAAACGAGCCAAACGA GGACATGGCAAAGCTTGTGCAAGTCAAGTGGATCAAGACTCTTGA
- the LOC104792462 gene encoding probable LRR receptor-like serine/threonine-protein kinase At2g16250 isoform X2, producing MVDQRRSALGFFLCLVLFDSVVVAGQTRTRFSERLTLLNLRSSLGLKGTDWPIKGDPCGVWRGIQCENGSITGINVSGFRRTRIGKQNPQFAVDPLRNLTRLVYFNASGLALPGSIPEWFGVTLLALQVLDLSSCSVSGAVPFTLGNLTSLRTLNLSQNSLTSLVPSSLGQLLNLSELDLSKNSLTGTLPPSFSSLKNLLTLDVSSNYLTGPIPPGLGTLSKLIHLNFSSNSFSSPIPSELGGLVNLVDLDLSINSLSGSVPQELSKLRKLQLMAIGDNLLSGTLPVDLCSAESQLQSLVLRENVISGSVPDMCWSLPKLKILDIAKNNFTGMLPNSSSDPDQIATTTMVDISSNTFYGELTPILRRFREINLSGNYFEGKVPDYLVGQNVSVTSNCLQNERRQKPSAICAAFYKSRGLDFDDFGRPNSTQPTSKKASSGISHRTVIIIAAVAGGIGFILIFVILPILLVVCIRRRRRAAQGGNVDRPKPAGEASQQPPKGAQTFDLSRLGNAFSYEQLLQATAEFNDGSLIKRGHSGSLFRGFLENGTPIVIKKIDVRESKSEGYISELELFSKAAHQRLVPFLGHCLENESQKYLVYKFMRNGDLASALFRKPDNEGDGLKSLDWITRLKIALGAAEGLSYLHHECSPPLVHRDVQASSILLDDKFEVRLGSLSEAYAQGDAYQSRISRLLRLPQSTEPSSSGAANATCSYDVYCFGKVLLELVTGKLGISSPDNAIAKEYMEEALPYISTNEKELVTKIIDPSLMVDEDLLEEVWAMAIIAKSCLNPKPTRRPLMRHIVNALENPLKVVREDTNSGSGSSRLRTNSSRGSWNAAIFGSWRQSASDVTAVQTGATTSGNNGGGGGNGLRNSGSQGSSGRNNNNGNSSSRRRQSSEIVPEPAAYGVVEDNL from the exons ATGGTTGATCAAAGAAGAAGCGCATTGggttttttcttgtgtttggtACTGTTCGactctgttgttgttgctggcCAAACACGGACTCGATTTAGTGAGAGACTCACTCTGCTTAACCTCAGGTCTTCTTTAGGGTTAAAAGGAACAGATTGGCCAATCAAAGGTGATCCTTGTGGTGTGTGGAGAGGGATACAATGTGAGAACGGTAGTATCACTGGGATCAACGTTTCAGGGTTCAGGAGAACAAGAATTGGTAAGCAAAACCCACAATTCGCTGTTGATCCTCTTCGTAATCTTACTCGTTTGGTATACTTCAACGCCTCTGGGTTAGCACTTCCTGGGAGTATACCTGAGTGGTTTGGTGTTACTTTGTTGGCATTGCAAGTGTTGGATCTTAGTTCTTGCTCTGTTAGTGGTGCTGTTCCTTTTACTCTTGGTAACCTCACTAGTTTAAGGACTTTGAATCTATCTCAGAACAGTCTTACAAGTTTAGTTCCCAGCAGTTTAGGGCAGTTGTTGAATCTATCAGAGCTTGATCTCTCTAAGAACTCACTCACTGGGACCCTTCCTCCATCTTTTAGCTCTCTGAAGAATCTCTTGACTCTTGATGTTTCTTCTAATTACCTTACTGGACCTATCCCTCCAGGTTTAGGAACGTTATCGAAGCTTATCCATCTGAATTTTTCAAGTAATAGTTTCTCCTCTCCGATTCCTTCAGAGCTAGGTGGTCTTGTCAATCTTGTTGACCTTGATCTCAGCATCAATTCATTGTCTGGTTCAGTTCCTCAGGAGTTGAGTAAGTTAAGGAAGTTGCAGCTGATGGCGATTGGAGATAACTTGTTGAGTGGAACTTTACCAGTAGACTTGTGTAGTGCTGAGAGCCAACTACAAAGTCTAGTTTTGAGGGAGAACGTTATCTCCGGTAGTGTACCTGATATGTGTTGGTCGTTGCCCAAATTGAAGATACTTGACATTGCTAAGAACAACTTCACAGGAATGCTACCAAATTCTAGTTCTGATCCAGACCAGATAGCTACTACAACAATGGTTGATATCTCATCGAACACATTCTATGGAGAGCTCACACCGATTCTTAGAAGGTTCAGAGAAATAAACCTCTCTGGTAATTACTTCGAAGGTAAGGTTCCGGACTATTTGGTCGGGCAAAATGTGTCTGTTACCAGTAATTGTCTTCAGAATGAGAGGAGACAGAAGCCGTCAGCAATTTGTGCAGCATTCTATAAATCTAGAGGGttagattttgatgatttcGGACGTCCTAACTCTACACAACCTACATCAAAAAAAGCTTCTTCAGGGATAAGCCACAGAACTGTAATTATAATTGCAGCAGTGGCTGGTGGGATTGGTTTTATTCTGATATTTGTTATTTTGCCAATTCTTTTAGTTGTGTGTATACGCCGAAGACGCAGAGCGGCACAAGGAGGAAATGTTGACAGGCCTAAGCCTGCAGGGGAAGCTTCACAACAACCTCCTAAAGGAGCACAGACTTTTGATTTGTCACGTCTTGGAAATGCTTTTTCGTATGAGCAGCTGCTTCAGGCAACTGCGGAGTTCAATGATGGCAGTCTGATAAAACGTGGCCACTCTGGGAGTTTGTTTCGTGGTTTCTTGGAAAATGGTACACCTATTGTTATAAAAAAGATTGATGTGCGGGAAAGTAAAAGTGAAGGGTATATATCAGAACTGGAGTTGTTTAGTAAGGCTGCACACCAGAGGCTTGTGCCCTTTTTGGGACACTGCTTGGAGAATGAGAGCCAAAAGTACCTCGTCTACAAGTTTATGAGAAATGGTGATTTGGCTAGCGCTTTGTTCAGGAAACCCGACAACGAAGGTGATGGATTGAAGTCTTTGGATTGGATAACTAGGTTGAAAATTGCTCTTGGTGCAGCAGAGGGACTATCTTATTTGCATCATGAGTGTTCACCACCTCTAGTTCATAG GGATGTACAAGCAAGTAGCATACTTCTTGATGATAAATTTGAGGTACGTCTGGGAAGCCTAAGTGAGGCATATGCTCAAGGTGATGCTTATCAAAGCAGGATTTCTCGTTTACTTCGGTTACCACA ATCAACTGAACCATCATCTTCAG GTGCAGCAAATGCAACATGTTCCTATGATGTTTACTGCTTCGGCAAAGTGTTACTAGAGCTAGTAACAGGGAAGCTCGGGATCAGTTCGCCAGACAACGCAATAGCAAAAGAGTACATGGAAGAAGCTTTGCCATACATCAGCACAAACGAGAAGGAACTAGTAACGAAGATCATAGACCCGTCATTAATGGTAGACGAAGACCTTCTAGAAGAAGTATGGGCAATGGCCATCATTGCAAAGTCATGCCTAAACCCAAAACCAACAAGACGACCATTAATGAGACACATTGTGAACGCACTTGAGAACCCACTTAAAGTAGTAAGAGAAGATACCAACTCAGGTTCAGGCTCTTCCCGGTTAAGAACAAACTCGTCAAGAGGGTCTTGGAACGCTGCTATATTCGGGAGCTGGAGGCAGAGTGCGTCAGATGTAACAGCGGTTCAAACAGGAGCTACAACAAGTGGTAataatggtggtggtggtggtaatggTTTGAGGAACTCGGGGTCACAAGGAAGCAGTGGAAGGAACAATAACAATGGGAACTCATCGTCAAGAAGACGACAGTCTAGTGAGATTGTGCCGGAACCTGCTGCTTATGGAGTAGTAGAGGATAATTTATGA